The following proteins come from a genomic window of Pseudomonas cichorii:
- a CDS encoding alpha/beta hydrolase family protein yields the protein MVRLCAAMLVILLNGLISVQAQADEEWSAGFHELSFPDPLDSQLMQAFAFYPSTGSEQVSVLQGYRVEAGEDAPIAMGRFPLLLLSHGNTGNPLALHDLATSLARQGFVVVAVMHPGDNYRDHSRLGSLSNLYGRPLQISEAISAALLDPMLSPYLNSRQVGVIGYSAGGETALILAGAQPDLKRLRQYCVERPDDRDACKTQGELVADRDDLHAQADPRVGALMLMAPLSLMFGRHTLSDVHVPVLMYAGDDDQLLPIDKNAEALARKLPQVSDYKLLAGAGHFVFMAPCSDEQRATMPLLCTDREGVDREDIHRTLSAEAVRFFSSSLGSSDEDRSGMQTAHHQWPDSLLPSANDFR from the coding sequence ATGGTACGTCTTTGTGCAGCGATGCTGGTTATTCTGCTCAATGGCCTGATTTCAGTGCAGGCGCAGGCAGATGAGGAGTGGAGCGCAGGCTTTCATGAGCTGAGCTTTCCCGACCCTCTGGACTCGCAACTGATGCAGGCTTTTGCCTTCTACCCGTCCACGGGTTCGGAGCAGGTGAGCGTGCTGCAGGGTTACCGGGTTGAAGCCGGTGAAGATGCACCGATTGCCATGGGGCGCTTCCCCTTGCTCCTGTTGTCCCACGGCAACACCGGTAATCCGCTGGCACTGCACGATCTGGCAACGTCTCTGGCCCGTCAGGGTTTTGTGGTGGTGGCCGTGATGCATCCCGGCGATAACTATCGCGATCACAGCCGTCTTGGCAGCCTGAGCAACCTTTACGGTCGTCCGCTGCAGATTTCCGAAGCCATCAGCGCAGCTTTGCTTGACCCCATGCTGTCGCCTTATCTCAACTCACGTCAGGTCGGTGTGATCGGTTATTCGGCCGGTGGCGAAACAGCGTTGATACTGGCCGGAGCCCAGCCCGACCTCAAGCGTCTGCGCCAGTACTGCGTGGAGCGTCCCGACGATCGCGATGCCTGCAAGACCCAGGGGGAACTGGTGGCTGACCGGGATGACCTGCATGCCCAGGCCGATCCGCGAGTGGGTGCGCTGATGCTCATGGCGCCACTGAGCCTGATGTTCGGCCGTCACACCTTGAGTGATGTGCATGTGCCGGTGCTGATGTATGCCGGGGATGACGACCAGTTGCTGCCCATCGACAAGAATGCCGAGGCGCTGGCGCGCAAACTGCCGCAAGTCTCGGATTACAAACTGCTGGCGGGTGCAGGACACTTCGTGTTCATGGCCCCGTGCAGCGATGAGCAGCGGGCAACCATGCCGCTGCTGTGCACCGACCGTGAAGGCGTGGATCGCGAAGATATCCATCGCACCCTCAGTGCCGAAGCCGTACGGTTTTTCAGCAGCTCGCTGGGCTCATCCGACGAGGATCGTTCCGGTATGCAGACAGCCCATCATCAATGGCCCGACTCGCTGCTGCCTTCTGCCAACGACTTCAGGTAG
- a CDS encoding DUF1294 domain-containing protein, whose amino-acid sequence MPRQRSSTQKPNRGRAPVQGLNLKVFILALLCVMPAYGAGISWFQSGMPLVLAAYVLVSLLAFLLYRHDKRQAGNGGWRTPENVLHLTELLGGWPGALLGQQVFRHKTRKVSFQLVFWLIVLGHQLFWIDQLFLDSGWFKPWFSQLERYLQALR is encoded by the coding sequence TTGCCACGGCAGCGTTCATCGACTCAGAAACCGAACCGGGGCAGGGCGCCGGTTCAGGGGCTGAATCTCAAGGTCTTTATCCTTGCGCTGTTGTGTGTGATGCCTGCCTATGGCGCAGGCATTTCCTGGTTCCAGTCAGGCATGCCTCTGGTGCTTGCGGCTTATGTGCTCGTCAGCCTGCTGGCATTTCTGCTTTACCGGCATGACAAGCGTCAGGCCGGTAACGGTGGCTGGCGTACTCCCGAGAACGTTCTGCACCTGACAGAACTGTTGGGTGGCTGGCCCGGTGCTTTGCTGGGCCAACAGGTGTTCCGGCACAAGACGCGCAAGGTGTCGTTCCAATTGGTGTTCTGGCTGATCGTGCTGGGGCATCAGTTGTTCTGGATCGATCAGCTGTTTCTCGACAGTGGCTGGTTCAAACCCTGGTTTTCACAGCTTGAGCGCTACTTGCAGGCGCTTCGGTAG
- a CDS encoding ATP-binding protein — protein MTDTPHFPLAAVVGAEDLKLALCLTAIDPKIGGVLIEGPRGMAKSTLARGLADLLASGQFVTLPLGATEERLVGTLDLDAALSEGRAQFSPGVLAKADGGVLYVDEVNLLADHLVDLLLDVAASGTNLVERDGISHRHAARFVLIGTMNPEEGELRPQLLDRFGLNVALSGQTLPTERSQIIRRRLDFDADPQAFCLAWQGQQQALQQRCEQARALLSAIELDDRSLGLVTERCFAAGVDGMRADLVWLRAARAHAAWRGASEIEEQDIDAVAEFALRHRRRDPAPSAQNPEPPAPSQGTPQEPQPQNGQGNWGELPARPVPTGARREVPSWPKKP, from the coding sequence ATGACCGATACCCCGCATTTTCCCCTGGCAGCAGTGGTCGGCGCCGAGGACTTGAAGCTGGCGCTGTGCCTGACGGCCATCGACCCGAAAATCGGCGGTGTACTGATCGAAGGGCCGCGTGGCATGGCCAAGTCGACCCTGGCCCGTGGGCTGGCGGACTTGCTGGCCAGCGGTCAGTTTGTCACCTTGCCGTTGGGCGCTACCGAAGAGCGGCTGGTCGGCACCCTGGATCTGGATGCGGCGCTGTCCGAAGGTCGTGCGCAGTTTTCCCCCGGCGTACTGGCCAAGGCAGACGGTGGCGTGCTGTATGTGGATGAGGTCAACCTGCTGGCCGATCATCTGGTAGATCTGCTGCTGGATGTTGCTGCCAGTGGCACCAATCTGGTGGAGCGCGATGGCATTTCCCACCGTCATGCGGCGCGCTTCGTGCTGATCGGCACCATGAATCCTGAAGAGGGCGAGTTGCGTCCGCAACTGCTGGACCGTTTCGGTTTGAATGTGGCCCTGAGTGGGCAGACGTTGCCGACCGAGCGCAGCCAGATCATCCGCCGTCGTCTGGATTTCGATGCCGACCCCCAGGCTTTTTGTCTGGCGTGGCAAGGTCAGCAGCAGGCTTTGCAGCAACGTTGCGAGCAGGCCCGTGCGCTGTTGTCTGCCATCGAGCTTGATGATCGTTCGCTGGGGCTTGTGACGGAGCGCTGTTTTGCGGCAGGTGTCGATGGCATGCGCGCTGATCTGGTCTGGCTGCGTGCTGCGCGAGCCCATGCTGCATGGCGTGGTGCCAGTGAGATCGAAGAGCAGGATATCGACGCGGTGGCCGAGTTTGCCTTGCGTCATCGGCGTCGCGATCCTGCGCCCTCGGCACAGAATCCAGAACCGCCAGCGCCCAGCCAGGGCACACCTCAGGAACCTCAGCCTCAGAACGGGCAGGGCAACTGGGGGGAATTGCCTGCCCGGCCTGTGCCCACCGGTGCGCGCCGCGAAGTGCCGAGCTGGCCAAAAAAGCCCTAG
- a CDS encoding class I SAM-dependent DNA methyltransferase: MSVTEQYFDEIFRDNNDPWAFKQRWYERRKRALTLAALPRERYAAIFEPGCANGELSAGLAERCDHLLCCDTSALAVDLARERLAPFKHARVLHARLPQQWPEGQFDLIVFSELGYYLDLEDLQRWIDCALASLKPDGQLLACHWRPEIKDCPLDAKRVHEVLDERLKMPRLLSHHEDDFLLDLWSHDPASVATRENLR; the protein is encoded by the coding sequence ATGAGTGTCACGGAGCAGTATTTCGATGAGATTTTCAGGGACAACAACGACCCCTGGGCTTTCAAACAGCGCTGGTATGAGCGCCGCAAGCGCGCCCTGACCCTGGCCGCCCTGCCCCGCGAGCGATATGCCGCGATTTTCGAGCCCGGTTGCGCCAATGGCGAACTGAGCGCCGGACTGGCCGAGCGTTGCGACCATTTACTGTGTTGCGATACCTCGGCCCTGGCCGTGGACCTTGCCCGTGAACGCCTTGCACCTTTCAAGCACGCTCGCGTGCTGCACGCCCGGCTTCCGCAACAATGGCCAGAGGGGCAGTTCGACCTGATCGTATTCAGCGAACTGGGCTACTACCTGGATCTCGAAGACCTGCAGCGCTGGATCGACTGTGCGCTGGCCTCCCTCAAACCCGACGGCCAGCTACTGGCCTGCCACTGGCGACCCGAAATCAAGGACTGCCCTCTGGATGCCAAGCGGGTTCATGAGGTGCTGGACGAGCGCTTGAAGATGCCTCGCTTGCTCAGTCATCACGAAGATGACTTTCTGCTGGATCTCTGGAGTCACGATCCAGCTTCAGTGGCCACTCGGGAAAATCTCCGTTGA
- the pcaD gene encoding 3-oxoadipate enol-lactonase produces the protein MSAVQLAEGELNYLLEGPADAPVLVLSNSLGTDLHMWDAQVPTFIRHFRVLRYDTRGHGRSLVSEGPYSIERNGRDVLALLDALHIDKVYFCGLSMGGLIGQWLALNAPERLERVVLCNTASKIGTPEVWNPRIETVLRDGKDAMVALRDASIARWFTPDFAVAEPAKVESIVGMLAQTSPQGYAANCAAVRDADFRDRIASINLPVLVVCGTHDAVTTPADGRFMIERIQGAQMIELHAAHLSNVEAGELFTQPVLAFLTGE, from the coding sequence ATGTCTGCCGTGCAACTCGCTGAAGGTGAGCTCAATTATCTGCTGGAAGGCCCGGCCGATGCGCCGGTGCTGGTGTTGTCCAACTCTCTGGGCACTGACTTGCACATGTGGGATGCGCAGGTTCCGACATTTATCCGGCATTTTCGCGTATTGCGCTACGACACTCGCGGCCATGGTCGTTCGCTGGTCAGCGAAGGCCCTTACAGTATCGAGCGCAATGGCCGTGATGTGCTGGCGCTGCTGGATGCGCTGCACATCGACAAGGTTTATTTCTGCGGCCTGTCCATGGGCGGCCTGATCGGCCAATGGCTGGCGCTCAATGCCCCCGAACGTCTTGAGCGGGTGGTACTGTGCAACACCGCCTCGAAGATCGGTACGCCGGAGGTGTGGAACCCGCGCATCGAAACCGTACTGCGCGATGGCAAGGACGCCATGGTCGCGCTGCGGGATGCCTCGATTGCGCGCTGGTTCACGCCTGATTTCGCTGTGGCCGAGCCTGCAAAAGTCGAAAGCATCGTTGGCATGCTCGCGCAGACCTCGCCCCAGGGTTATGCTGCCAACTGCGCCGCTGTGCGCGATGCCGATTTCCGTGACCGGATTGCCTCCATCAACCTGCCGGTTCTCGTGGTGTGTGGCACTCATGATGCCGTGACCACACCGGCGGACGGGCGCTTCATGATCGAGCGTATTCAGGGCGCGCAGATGATCGAGCTGCATGCGGCGCATCTGTCGAACGTCGAAGCGGGGGAGTTGTTCACGCAGCCCGTGCTGGCATTTCTGACTGGCGAATGA
- a CDS encoding undecaprenyl-diphosphate phosphatase, with the protein MDLWTATQALILGIVEGLTEFLPISSTGHQIIVADLIGFGGERAMAFNIIIQLGAILAVVWEFRRKIIDVVVGLPKQQQAQRFTINLLIAFLPAVVLGVIFADLIHHYLFNPITVATALVIGGVIMLWAERRQHVIRAETVDDMTWRDALKVGCAQCLAMIPGTSRSGSTIIGGLLFGLSRKAATEFSFFLAMPTMVGAAVYSGYKYRELFRPEDFAVFAVGFVVSFIFAMIAVRGLLKFIATHSYAVFAWYRIVFGLLILATWQFGWIDWAAAKA; encoded by the coding sequence ATGGATCTTTGGACCGCCACTCAGGCGTTGATATTGGGTATTGTCGAGGGGCTGACGGAGTTTCTGCCGATTTCCAGTACGGGGCATCAGATCATCGTCGCCGACTTGATCGGCTTTGGTGGCGAACGGGCCATGGCGTTCAATATCATCATCCAGCTCGGTGCCATTCTGGCCGTGGTCTGGGAGTTTCGGCGCAAGATCATCGACGTGGTCGTGGGCCTGCCCAAACAGCAACAGGCGCAGCGTTTCACCATCAACCTGCTGATCGCTTTCCTGCCGGCCGTGGTGTTGGGGGTGATTTTTGCCGACCTGATTCACCACTATCTGTTCAACCCCATCACCGTCGCGACTGCTCTGGTGATTGGCGGTGTGATCATGCTCTGGGCCGAGCGTCGCCAGCATGTGATACGTGCTGAAACAGTCGACGACATGACCTGGCGTGATGCCTTGAAAGTGGGCTGCGCGCAGTGTCTGGCAATGATTCCAGGGACTTCACGCTCGGGCTCGACCATTATCGGCGGCCTGCTGTTCGGTCTCTCGCGCAAGGCCGCGACCGAGTTCTCGTTCTTCCTGGCCATGCCGACCATGGTCGGTGCTGCCGTGTATTCGGGCTACAAGTACCGTGAGCTGTTCCGCCCTGAAGACTTTGCAGTGTTCGCGGTAGGTTTCGTTGTCTCGTTCATCTTTGCCATGATCGCCGTGCGCGGCCTGCTCAAGTTCATCGCCACCCACAGCTATGCCGTGTTCGCCTGGTATCGCATCGTCTTTGGCCTGCTGATCCTTGCCACATGGCAGTTTGGCTGGATCGACTGGGCTGCTGCCAAGGCATGA
- a CDS encoding vWA domain-containing protein translates to MTSGRHGAARSGIDGAIAWLPTLLRGRPQSRHDLVRQPRSSRSTELLLVIVDASASTRRHQALSQAKGVLAQIFDEAYRRRARLALLTASGNVPQWKHQGLKASAALRPWLDALGAGGGTPLFAAIEQAKDWLKMRHQRYPAEHLRVLILTDGRVKDMPPCSGFDCESLLIDIEKGPIRLGRARELALRLGAGYRHLEELRE, encoded by the coding sequence CTGACTTCCGGGCGTCATGGTGCAGCGCGTTCAGGCATCGATGGTGCGATTGCCTGGCTGCCGACGCTGTTGCGTGGTCGTCCACAAAGCCGCCACGATCTGGTACGCCAGCCTCGCAGCAGTCGGTCGACCGAGTTGTTGCTGGTCATTGTTGATGCCTCGGCCTCGACACGTCGTCATCAGGCGCTCAGTCAGGCCAAGGGCGTGCTGGCTCAGATCTTCGACGAGGCCTATCGCCGTCGTGCCAGACTGGCGCTGCTGACTGCCAGCGGCAATGTTCCCCAGTGGAAACATCAAGGCCTCAAGGCTTCGGCGGCATTACGGCCATGGCTGGATGCGTTGGGGGCGGGCGGAGGAACGCCGTTGTTCGCAGCCATCGAGCAGGCAAAAGACTGGTTGAAAATGCGACACCAGCGTTATCCCGCTGAACATTTGCGTGTGCTGATCCTCACCGATGGCCGGGTCAAGGATATGCCGCCGTGTTCAGGGTTCGACTGCGAGAGTCTGCTGATCGATATCGAGAAAGGGCCTATCCGGCTGGGCCGGGCGCGGGAACTGGCGCTAAGGCTGGGAGCCGGTTACCGGCATCTTGAAGAGCTTCGCGAATGA
- a CDS encoding FMN-dependent NADH-azoreductase, with product MTVLHIDSSILGDHSASRQLSRSVAQAYQAINVDSQVIYRDLASDALSHFSAGTLAAAGTPAESRDAAQQQEVDANEAILQEFLAADVLILGAPMYNFTIPSQLKAWIDRITVAGRTFRYSEAGPEGLCAGKKVIVVSTSGGLHVGQPTGVGHEELLKALFAFIGVTDLQFVRAHGLAYGEEPRANAMSAAQQHIEESLFAAA from the coding sequence ATGACCGTTCTGCACATCGATTCCAGCATTCTTGGCGACCATTCTGCCTCACGTCAGCTCAGCCGTAGTGTTGCCCAGGCTTATCAGGCCATCAATGTCGATAGCCAGGTGATCTACCGCGACCTGGCCAGCGATGCCCTGAGCCATTTCTCGGCTGGCACTCTGGCTGCTGCAGGCACTCCGGCTGAAAGCCGTGATGCCGCACAACAGCAGGAAGTGGATGCAAACGAGGCGATCTTGCAGGAGTTTCTGGCCGCGGATGTGTTGATTCTGGGCGCACCGATGTACAACTTCACCATTCCCAGCCAACTCAAGGCCTGGATCGACCGGATCACCGTTGCCGGTCGCACTTTTCGCTACAGCGAGGCCGGCCCCGAAGGCCTGTGCGCCGGCAAGAAAGTTATCGTCGTTTCCACCTCCGGTGGCTTGCATGTCGGCCAGCCAACGGGCGTTGGTCATGAAGAGCTGCTCAAGGCCCTGTTCGCATTCATCGGTGTGACCGATCTGCAATTCGTACGCGCCCATGGCCTGGCTTATGGCGAAGAGCCTCGCGCCAATGCCATGAGTGCCGCACAACAGCACATTGAAGAGAGCCTGTTCGCAGCGGCCTGA
- a CDS encoding LysR substrate-binding domain-containing protein has protein sequence MFDLNDLFYFVQVVECQGFAAASRKLGIPKSKLSRRVAGLEERLGVRLIQRSTRKFAVTESGRDYYGHCVAMMVEAEAAEEAIARSMAEPQGRVTISCPPGLAAMGVSETIARFMVAHPKVQVHVESSNRRVDPLTENIDIALRVRFPPLEDDGLVVKILGHSAQRLVAHPALASQLSATPTFEELSAMPSLDFPSSTHEHRWVLSTGDGEYAEVRHRPKLICSDLTTIRQAALHGVGVAQLPEILVREALQDARLVELFAGSPPKCGIVHAVFASRRGLLPAVRALLDTLGETFKTFETDPADVHCSENGTKHHIFAD, from the coding sequence GTGTTTGATCTCAATGATCTGTTCTATTTCGTTCAGGTGGTCGAGTGCCAGGGGTTTGCGGCGGCCAGTCGCAAGCTGGGTATTCCCAAATCCAAGCTCAGTCGCCGGGTGGCAGGGCTTGAAGAGCGCCTTGGGGTCAGATTGATTCAGCGCTCCACACGCAAGTTTGCCGTCACCGAAAGCGGTCGTGATTACTACGGCCACTGTGTCGCGATGATGGTCGAGGCCGAGGCCGCTGAAGAAGCTATTGCCCGTTCCATGGCCGAGCCTCAAGGGCGAGTGACCATCAGTTGCCCTCCGGGGCTGGCAGCCATGGGCGTCAGTGAAACCATCGCCCGCTTCATGGTGGCCCATCCGAAGGTTCAGGTGCATGTCGAAAGCTCCAATCGGCGTGTCGATCCCTTGACGGAAAACATCGATATCGCCTTGCGCGTGCGCTTTCCGCCTCTGGAGGATGACGGCTTGGTGGTCAAGATTCTCGGGCACAGTGCCCAGCGGCTGGTTGCGCATCCGGCACTGGCCAGCCAGTTGTCCGCCACGCCCACTTTTGAAGAGCTGTCGGCCATGCCCAGCCTTGATTTTCCGTCATCGACTCACGAGCATCGCTGGGTACTGAGCACCGGAGATGGTGAGTATGCCGAGGTGCGGCACAGGCCCAAACTGATCTGTTCCGACCTCACAACCATTCGCCAGGCTGCGTTACACGGAGTGGGTGTTGCGCAACTTCCGGAAATTCTTGTACGAGAGGCTTTGCAGGATGCTCGGCTGGTGGAGCTGTTCGCCGGGTCCCCGCCCAAGTGCGGCATCGTGCACGCCGTATTCGCCTCGCGCCGTGGCTTGCTCCCGGCAGTCAGAGCGTTGCTGGACACCCTGGGTGAAACTTTCAAGACGTTCGAGACCGATCCGGCAGATGTTCATTGTTCTGAAAATGGAACGAAGCATCATATTTTTGCCGACTAA
- the pnuC gene encoding nicotinamide riboside transporter PnuC, with product MSGLELFAAALGVIAVWLTVKQNPWCWPIGLVMVVIYIWIFFDVKLYSDMLLQVIYAGLQVYGWLQWTRHGNGLPVRAVTVLPGAPVLSGLAIGAVISLVLGAFMAHLTDAAQPWLDAALTGFSLVAQVWMAQKRLQCWPLWIVLDIIFVGLFVYKGLYLTAALYGLFTLLAVQGWREWRNDLALAR from the coding sequence ATGTCCGGACTTGAACTCTTCGCTGCCGCCCTCGGCGTGATAGCAGTCTGGCTTACAGTGAAGCAGAACCCCTGGTGCTGGCCAATCGGCCTAGTGATGGTGGTGATCTATATCTGGATCTTCTTCGACGTAAAGCTCTACTCGGACATGCTGCTGCAAGTGATCTACGCCGGCCTGCAGGTGTATGGCTGGCTGCAATGGACCCGCCACGGCAATGGCCTGCCGGTACGGGCGGTCACGGTTCTGCCGGGCGCTCCGGTCTTGAGTGGCCTGGCAATCGGCGCTGTGATCAGCCTGGTGCTCGGCGCTTTCATGGCTCACCTGACTGATGCTGCGCAGCCCTGGCTCGATGCGGCACTCACCGGCTTCAGCCTCGTGGCTCAGGTGTGGATGGCGCAAAAGCGGCTCCAGTGCTGGCCCTTGTGGATCGTGCTGGACATCATCTTCGTCGGCCTTTTCGTTTACAAAGGGTTGTACCTGACCGCGGCGCTGTATGGGCTCTTTACCCTGCTGGCCGTGCAAGGCTGGCGTGAATGGCGCAACGATCTGGCGCTGGCGCGATGA
- a CDS encoding MmcQ/YjbR family DNA-binding protein — protein MQNEEIARFCLSLPGAREDYKWGGMHVFSVAEKKMFAIINLAGQGLSFKVNQDLFLGYVDRPGIRPAPYLARAYWISVQQPHALSDEEIRDLLTRSHQLVVSKLPKRLQVALKL, from the coding sequence ATGCAAAACGAAGAGATCGCCCGTTTCTGCCTGAGCTTGCCGGGCGCCCGTGAAGACTACAAATGGGGCGGCATGCACGTGTTTTCCGTTGCCGAGAAGAAGATGTTCGCGATCATAAACCTTGCAGGCCAGGGCCTGTCGTTCAAGGTCAACCAGGATCTGTTCCTGGGCTATGTGGATCGTCCGGGGATTCGCCCGGCACCTTATCTGGCCAGGGCCTACTGGATCAGTGTCCAGCAACCCCATGCCTTGAGCGACGAAGAAATCAGGGACTTGCTGACCCGCTCCCATCAACTGGTGGTCAGTAAACTACCGAAGCGCCTGCAAGTAGCGCTCAAGCTGTGA
- a CDS encoding AAA family ATPase, with protein sequence MKILVLAGPESSGKSWLSGEIHKRFGGLVVGEYVRHFIEQQGRDTVYSDIPDIAQGQLAWEDTARATAPPLLILDTHLLSNMLWSKTLFGDCPLWIEQQLLSRHYDLHLLLSPEGVDWISDGQRCQPQLSERQAFFEDSRQWLEHHGQNYQVIGGNWEARREQALEAVTQLLMTQRI encoded by the coding sequence ATGAAAATCCTGGTCCTGGCAGGTCCCGAATCCAGCGGCAAAAGCTGGTTGTCCGGCGAAATACACAAACGCTTCGGCGGTCTGGTGGTGGGCGAGTACGTGCGCCATTTCATCGAGCAGCAAGGTCGCGACACTGTCTACAGCGATATTCCCGACATTGCCCAAGGCCAACTGGCCTGGGAGGACACGGCCCGCGCTACCGCCCCACCGCTGCTGATTCTCGACACCCATCTGCTGAGCAATATGCTCTGGAGCAAGACCTTGTTCGGTGATTGCCCGCTGTGGATCGAGCAGCAATTGCTCAGCAGGCACTATGACCTGCATCTGCTGCTTTCCCCTGAAGGTGTCGACTGGATCAGTGACGGACAGCGCTGCCAGCCGCAACTGAGCGAGCGTCAGGCATTCTTCGAGGACAGTCGACAATGGCTGGAACACCATGGACAGAACTATCAGGTTATCGGAGGTAACTGGGAGGCACGCCGCGAGCAGGCACTGGAGGCCGTCACGCAGCTACTGATGACTCAGCGGATTTGA
- a CDS encoding sigma-54 dependent transcriptional regulator, with protein MHEAAQTRRLLIVDPSDDCHQLIPVLQAAGWAVDSNTLEAALNQRCDVGLIRLMPEHFEHPEVVKELITRSNTQWIAVLAPNDLRREKIGDFVCEWFFDFHTLPFDVARMQVTLGRAYGMARLRAQGANQVSSGDHEMLGESRPIRELRRLLGKLAPTESPVLIRGERGTGKELVARTLHMQSQRRNKPFVAVNCGAIAEHLLHTELFGYEKGAFNGALERKIGRIEAANGGTLFLDDIGDLPMETQAHLLRLLQDRHIERFGGSEAIPVDVRVLAATHVDLETAIRKKRFREDLYYRLNVLQVGTAPLRERHGDLAMLANHFAHFYSQETGRRARNFSQDALIAMGKHDWPGNVRELANRVRRGLVLAEGRQIEAADLGLLGEEDIASSMGTLDDYKSRAERQALCDVLTRHSDNLSVAAKVLGISRPTFYRLLHKHQIR; from the coding sequence ATGCATGAAGCGGCCCAAACACGACGTTTATTGATTGTTGACCCCAGTGATGATTGTCATCAGTTGATCCCTGTCTTGCAGGCTGCCGGCTGGGCGGTGGACAGTAATACGCTGGAAGCGGCGCTCAACCAGCGTTGCGATGTTGGTCTGATTCGTCTCATGCCTGAGCATTTCGAGCACCCCGAAGTGGTCAAGGAACTGATTACCCGCAGCAACACACAATGGATCGCCGTGCTTGCACCCAATGATTTGCGGCGCGAGAAAATCGGCGATTTTGTCTGCGAATGGTTCTTCGATTTTCATACCTTGCCTTTCGATGTGGCTCGCATGCAGGTCACTCTCGGGCGGGCTTATGGCATGGCGCGTCTGCGTGCGCAGGGTGCTAACCAAGTGTCCAGCGGCGATCACGAGATGCTGGGCGAGAGTCGTCCTATCCGGGAGCTGCGTCGGCTGCTGGGCAAGCTGGCACCTACCGAATCGCCGGTATTGATCCGCGGCGAACGTGGCACAGGCAAAGAACTGGTGGCGCGTACCCTGCACATGCAGTCGCAGCGCCGGAACAAACCGTTCGTTGCGGTCAATTGCGGAGCCATTGCCGAGCATCTGTTGCACACCGAGCTGTTCGGCTATGAGAAAGGTGCGTTCAATGGTGCTCTCGAGCGCAAGATCGGCCGCATCGAAGCTGCGAATGGCGGGACGCTGTTTCTGGACGATATTGGTGATCTGCCCATGGAAACCCAGGCCCATCTGCTACGCCTGTTGCAGGACCGGCATATCGAGCGGTTCGGTGGCAGCGAAGCGATTCCCGTGGATGTGCGGGTGCTGGCCGCGACCCATGTGGACCTTGAAACCGCCATCCGTAAAAAGCGCTTCCGTGAAGATTTGTACTACCGCCTGAATGTCTTGCAGGTTGGCACTGCGCCTCTGCGTGAACGCCATGGTGATCTGGCCATGCTGGCCAATCATTTTGCGCATTTCTACAGTCAGGAAACCGGTCGACGCGCCCGCAACTTCAGTCAGGACGCGCTGATCGCCATGGGCAAGCATGACTGGCCCGGCAATGTGCGGGAACTGGCCAACCGGGTGCGGCGCGGTTTGGTGCTGGCCGAAGGGCGGCAGATCGAAGCGGCGGATCTGGGGCTGCTCGGTGAAGAAGACATTGCCAGCAGCATGGGGACGCTGGATGACTACAAGTCACGGGCCGAGCGTCAGGCGTTGTGCGATGTATTGACTCGCCACAGTGACAACCTCAGCGTTGCGGCCAAGGTTTTAGGTATTTCGCGGCCGACTTTCTACCGGCTGCTGCACAAGCATCAAATCCGCTGA
- a CDS encoding glycosyltransferase: MIGILIPVHNEEKLLGACLESLLQASRHPGLNGEQVTILVVLDSCTDHSADIALEYGVITLDVAARNVGQARAAGAGYLLEKGARWLASTDGDSNVAADWLVEQLALDADAVCGTITLPMQENGLSAAVQTLFEQHYQHRDGHRHIHGANLGVSAAAYLRAGGFPLLTCHEDVHLVRQLELSGARIAWSCRPRVTTSTRLDPRASGGFGDYLKSLAEGSSESGH, encoded by the coding sequence TTGATTGGTATTCTGATCCCGGTGCACAACGAAGAGAAACTGCTCGGAGCCTGCCTTGAGAGCCTGCTCCAGGCCAGCAGGCACCCGGGCCTGAATGGTGAGCAGGTCACCATTCTGGTGGTACTGGACAGTTGCACCGATCACTCGGCCGATATCGCGCTGGAGTACGGCGTCATCACCCTGGATGTGGCTGCACGCAATGTCGGACAGGCACGCGCGGCAGGCGCAGGCTATCTGCTGGAAAAAGGTGCCCGCTGGCTGGCCAGCACCGATGGCGACAGCAACGTGGCCGCCGACTGGCTGGTGGAACAACTGGCCCTGGATGCCGACGCCGTCTGTGGCACCATCACACTCCCCATGCAGGAAAACGGCCTGTCAGCCGCCGTGCAGACGCTGTTTGAACAGCACTATCAGCATCGCGACGGACATCGGCACATTCATGGTGCCAACCTGGGTGTGAGTGCTGCGGCCTATTTACGGGCCGGAGGATTCCCCTTGCTGACCTGCCATGAAGATGTTCACCTTGTACGGCAACTGGAACTCAGCGGTGCCCGCATCGCCTGGAGCTGCAGGCCAAGAGTCACCACCAGTACTCGCCTCGATCCACGGGCCAGCGGCGGTTTTGGCGACTACCTGAAGTCGTTGGCAGAAGGCAGCAGCGAGTCGGGCCATTGA